In Halobaculum magnesiiphilum, the following proteins share a genomic window:
- the dapF gene encoding diaminopimelate epimerase has translation MSESTEPTESAGSRTVPAVKYHGTGNDFLVVDAADADGRVPDRGAFAVHHCDRETGVEGADRTGADGVLFMDIDENTVGGDGPVTATMTLVQPDASIAEMCGNGARCAAAWVRERTGADVVDLETPAGVRRAEVRTGDVDGTGGDDRASDADEVTVEVEMGRPSFAPADVPLAADRDEPLVEEPVEGLTVTAVDTGVPHAVAFVDGDAGGVDGLDLESVAPPVRHADVFPEGANVTLATRTGEGTFDQRTYERGVEGETRACGTGAVAVGASARRLGLADRTDLAVSPPGGTLRITVPEDASATLTGPAEREFEIDLAVPESGTGGDE, from the coding sequence ATGAGCGAGTCGACGGAGCCGACCGAATCCGCCGGTTCCCGGACGGTCCCGGCGGTGAAGTACCACGGCACGGGCAACGACTTCCTCGTCGTCGACGCCGCCGACGCCGACGGACGGGTGCCCGACCGCGGCGCGTTCGCGGTCCACCACTGCGACCGCGAGACAGGCGTCGAGGGGGCCGATCGCACGGGTGCCGACGGCGTCCTGTTCATGGACATCGACGAGAACACCGTCGGCGGCGACGGGCCCGTTACGGCCACGATGACGCTCGTCCAGCCGGACGCATCGATCGCCGAGATGTGCGGCAACGGCGCGCGCTGTGCCGCCGCGTGGGTGCGCGAGCGCACCGGCGCCGACGTGGTCGATCTGGAGACGCCGGCGGGCGTCCGTCGTGCCGAGGTCCGCACCGGCGACGTGGACGGAACCGGCGGCGACGACCGCGCGAGCGACGCCGACGAGGTCACCGTCGAAGTGGAGATGGGTCGCCCGTCGTTCGCTCCCGCGGACGTACCGCTGGCCGCCGACCGCGACGAACCGCTCGTCGAGGAACCCGTCGAGGGGCTGACCGTCACCGCCGTCGACACCGGCGTCCCCCACGCCGTCGCGTTCGTCGACGGCGACGCCGGCGGCGTCGACGGCCTGGACCTGGAGTCGGTCGCGCCGCCGGTCCGCCACGCCGACGTCTTCCCGGAAGGGGCGAACGTCACCCTCGCGACGCGGACCGGCGAGGGAACCTTCGACCAGCGCACCTACGAGCGCGGCGTCGAGGGCGAGACGCGAGCGTGCGGCACCGGCGCGGTCGCCGTGGGCGCGTCCGCGCGCCGCCTCGGCCTGGCCGACAGAACCGACCTCGCCGTGTCGCCGCCGGGCGGCACCCTGCGGATCACGGTCCCCGAGGACGCGTCGGCGACGCTCACTGGACCGGCCGAGCGGGAGTTCGAGATCGACCTCGCGGTCCCGGAGTCGGGGACGGGGGGCGACGAATGA
- a CDS encoding M20/M25/M40 family metallo-hydrolase — protein sequence MSDGPPASPAVDFDPVEFLADAVRIESHESPAEMREFLVDTLSTHGAEPRVDAAGNVRATKPADAADAADGPHLVLNTHIDTVPPHVPFERGVDDEGREVFRGRGSCDAKGPLAALLAGFLAVEPARGTVTLAITPDEETLSTGADALVRGRGDDHPGGPVDPVDGDLFLVGEPTDCDACVAARGRFEGTLTLTGSAAHAAEPDSGVNAVAALEDALAAIRRFDDDAEAHPMLGEPTLVPTGTTGGEATNQVPAEATVTLDRRSVPPETAEGFRASLEATVREAVADGVGVEFALTERPTPFLEAFDTDPEHQFVRAVSDAARAVGGVGGAAGDDGNADADGEVRPFGAATEASYFAPAPTVVFGPGHLADDAGAVAHSEREYVRVDRVRDAAGTVRRALDSLLG from the coding sequence ATGAGCGACGGTCCACCGGCGTCGCCGGCGGTGGACTTCGACCCGGTCGAGTTCCTCGCCGACGCCGTCCGGATCGAGTCCCACGAGTCGCCCGCCGAGATGCGGGAGTTCCTCGTCGACACGCTCTCGACCCACGGCGCGGAGCCACGGGTCGACGCCGCGGGTAACGTCCGCGCGACGAAGCCGGCCGACGCGGCGGACGCGGCCGACGGCCCGCACCTCGTCCTGAACACCCACATCGACACCGTGCCCCCGCACGTCCCCTTCGAGCGCGGCGTCGACGACGAGGGGCGCGAGGTGTTCCGCGGCCGCGGCTCCTGCGACGCCAAGGGACCGCTCGCGGCGCTGCTGGCCGGCTTCCTCGCGGTCGAACCCGCCCGCGGGACGGTAACGCTCGCGATCACGCCCGACGAGGAGACGCTGTCGACCGGCGCGGACGCGCTGGTTCGCGGCCGCGGCGACGACCACCCCGGCGGTCCGGTCGACCCCGTCGACGGTGACCTGTTCCTCGTCGGCGAGCCGACCGACTGCGACGCCTGCGTCGCCGCCCGCGGGCGCTTCGAGGGGACGCTGACGCTCACGGGGTCGGCGGCGCACGCGGCCGAACCCGACTCGGGCGTCAACGCCGTCGCGGCGCTGGAGGACGCGCTGGCGGCGATCCGACGGTTCGACGACGACGCCGAGGCGCACCCGATGCTGGGGGAGCCGACGCTCGTTCCAACTGGCACGACGGGCGGGGAGGCGACGAACCAGGTGCCCGCCGAGGCGACGGTCACGCTCGACCGGCGGTCGGTGCCCCCGGAGACGGCCGAGGGGTTCCGGGCGTCGCTGGAGGCGACGGTCCGCGAGGCCGTCGCCGACGGGGTCGGCGTCGAGTTCGCGCTGACCGAGCGCCCGACGCCGTTCTTGGAGGCGTTCGACACCGACCCCGAGCACCAGTTCGTGAGGGCCGTGAGCGACGCGGCCCGGGCGGTCGGGGGCGTGGGTGGCGCCGCCGGCGACGACGGCAACGCCGACGCCGACGGCGAGGTGCGCCCCTTCGGCGCGGCGACGGAGGCGTCGTACTTCGCGCCGGCGCCGACGGTCGTGTTCGGCCCGGGCCACCTGGCGGACGACGCCGGCGCGGTCGCCCACAGCGAGCGCGAGTACGTCCGCGTCGACCGCGTCCGCGACGCCGCCGGGACGGTGCGGCGGGCGCTCGATTCGCTGCTCGGGTGA
- a CDS encoding NRDE family protein, protein MCTLTLAWRVFDGAPVVVAANRDEAYGRPSEPPADRGDGVIAPRDARAGGTWMGVTRDGLFVGITNRWVDDLEGERSRGLLVDDCLRAGSAEAAARLVEESCREHGYDGFNLVLADAEAALLLEWDGHLTVTDFDPGVHVVGNTGYDGHYFEPPARPEAGAEEARNATRLRTELAPESGESADAWLDRAGAALGDHRFGVCVHDEARGFGTVSSSLVRLGADSDIRYEHADGPPCETAFEPVAIDG, encoded by the coding sequence ATGTGTACGCTGACGCTGGCCTGGCGGGTGTTCGACGGGGCGCCGGTCGTCGTGGCGGCCAACCGCGACGAGGCGTACGGCCGGCCCTCCGAGCCGCCCGCCGACCGCGGCGACGGCGTGATCGCCCCCCGGGACGCGAGGGCCGGCGGGACCTGGATGGGCGTCACCCGAGACGGCCTGTTCGTCGGGATCACGAACCGCTGGGTGGACGACCTCGAGGGCGAGCGCTCTCGTGGACTGCTCGTCGACGACTGCCTCCGGGCGGGATCGGCCGAGGCGGCCGCACGGCTCGTCGAGGAATCGTGTCGCGAGCACGGCTACGACGGCTTCAACCTCGTGTTGGCGGACGCCGAGGCCGCACTCCTGCTGGAGTGGGACGGCCACCTCACCGTGACCGACTTCGATCCGGGAGTCCACGTCGTCGGCAACACCGGTTACGACGGGCACTACTTCGAGCCGCCGGCACGGCCCGAGGCCGGCGCCGAGGAGGCGCGAAACGCGACTCGGCTCCGAACCGAACTCGCGCCGGAGTCGGGAGAGTCGGCGGACGCGTGGCTCGACCGCGCGGGCGCGGCGCTGGGCGACCACCGGTTCGGCGTGTGCGTCCACGACGAGGCGCGCGGGTTCGGAACGGTCTCCTCCTCGCTCGTCCGCCTGGGGGCCGACAGCGACATCCGCTACGAGCACGCTGACGGACCCCCCTGCGAGACGGCGTTCGAGCCCGTCGCGATCGACGGGTGA
- a CDS encoding helix-turn-helix transcriptional regulator — protein MSASDAEASLAEDELAGLELVRETGGIHQSDFWKELDVSSRKGSRIAEKLEDLGLIEREDAVYDGHNTYFLAPTAKDLDFSLLMAGDMLSPFIGEEEIDPNSDAFTQWLMNLAYEEY, from the coding sequence ATGAGCGCCTCCGACGCCGAAGCGAGCCTCGCCGAGGACGAGCTCGCCGGCCTCGAACTCGTCCGCGAGACCGGCGGCATCCACCAGTCCGACTTCTGGAAGGAACTGGACGTCTCCTCGCGCAAGGGGAGCCGCATCGCCGAGAAGCTGGAGGACCTCGGGCTCATCGAGCGCGAGGACGCGGTCTACGACGGCCACAACACGTACTTCCTCGCGCCGACGGCGAAGGACCTTGACTTCTCGCTGCTCATGGCCGGCGACATGCTCTCGCCGTTCATCGGCGAGGAGGAGATCGACCCCAACTCCGACGCGTTCACGCAGTGGCTGATGAACCTCGCGTACGAGGAGTACTGA
- a CDS encoding Rieske (2Fe-2S) protein has product MDDPARVTVEADGDAARETVYDTEGEVEAGGATFRFSVGGASDDGDDAGETAGNDDGNPDVDEDGTGGDPLFVASLSEVPTDSTIRRTAMWPDDRRGVGFILRRDAETDEVFAWRNSCPHKPEVPLDPGRGARVDGGEIVCHEHGARFECGDGLCTWGPCVGEELDPVGVEVRDGDVYLDDERFASVRPR; this is encoded by the coding sequence ATGGACGACCCGGCACGCGTGACCGTGGAGGCGGACGGCGATGCGGCGCGAGAGACGGTCTACGACACCGAGGGGGAGGTCGAGGCCGGCGGCGCGACGTTCCGGTTCAGCGTCGGCGGGGCGAGCGACGACGGGGACGACGCCGGCGAGACCGCCGGGAACGACGACGGGAACCCGGATGTCGACGAGGACGGCACCGGCGGGGATCCGCTGTTCGTCGCGTCGCTCTCGGAGGTGCCGACCGACTCAACGATCCGGCGGACGGCGATGTGGCCGGACGACCGCCGGGGCGTGGGATTCATCCTCCGGCGCGACGCCGAGACCGACGAGGTGTTCGCGTGGCGCAACTCCTGTCCCCACAAGCCGGAGGTGCCGTTGGACCCCGGCCGGGGGGCCCGCGTCGACGGCGGCGAGATCGTCTGTCACGAGCACGGCGCGCGCTTCGAGTGCGGCGACGGCCTGTGCACGTGGGGGCCGTGCGTCGGCGAGGAACTCGACCCCGTCGGCGTCGAGGTCCGCGACGGCGACGTGTATCTCGACGACGAGCGGTTCGCGTCGGTGCGTCCGCGGTAG
- the purB gene encoding adenylosuccinate lyase, which yields MDIPREDPLAAVSPLDGRYAGRTAPLVPYASEAGLIRSRVEVEVEYLLALADEAGVDLTLSDGERADLRAVVDDFSADDARLVKRLETEGAEGYSATNHDVKAVEYFLRTETPERLHPWIHFGLTSEDVNNLAHRLLVKPAVEKVLVPELRDLRDTLADEAREHRDVPMLARTHGQPATPTTWGKELAVYAARLGTALGRVESAAAALSGKLAGASGTYAAHRAAYPDVDWRAFSREFVTSLGLDHTALATQVNPCDDLAAVFDALRGVNNVLLDLDLDVWLYVSDRYLGQEAAAGETGSSTMPHKVNPIDFENSEGNLSKANSDLTFLADYVTTSRLQRDLSDSTVKRNIGAGLAHCLIGYSKTAAGLAKVVPNEQVMREELEATPEVIGEAVQTVLRREGDTAAYERVKELTRGKRVTIEDFRDLFDDLDVDESVREELHALTPAGYVGYGGDLVDELDDDGDGN from the coding sequence ATGGACATCCCCCGCGAGGACCCCCTCGCAGCCGTCTCGCCGCTCGACGGGCGGTACGCCGGTCGGACCGCGCCGCTGGTCCCGTACGCCAGCGAGGCCGGCCTGATCCGCTCCCGCGTCGAGGTCGAGGTCGAGTACCTGCTCGCGCTCGCCGACGAGGCGGGCGTCGACCTGACGCTCTCGGACGGCGAGCGCGCCGACCTGCGCGCCGTCGTCGACGACTTCTCCGCCGACGACGCGCGGCTCGTCAAGCGCCTCGAAACCGAGGGCGCCGAGGGGTATTCGGCGACCAACCACGACGTGAAGGCCGTCGAGTACTTCCTTCGCACGGAGACGCCCGAGCGCCTCCACCCGTGGATCCACTTCGGGCTCACCAGCGAGGACGTGAACAACCTCGCCCACCGGCTGCTCGTGAAACCCGCCGTGGAGAAGGTGCTCGTGCCCGAGCTTCGCGACCTGCGCGACACGCTCGCCGACGAGGCCCGCGAGCACCGAGACGTGCCGATGCTCGCGCGGACGCACGGTCAGCCCGCCACGCCGACTACGTGGGGGAAGGAACTCGCGGTCTACGCCGCCCGCCTCGGGACGGCGCTCGGGCGCGTCGAGTCCGCTGCCGCCGCGCTCTCCGGGAAGCTCGCGGGCGCCTCCGGCACGTACGCCGCCCACCGCGCAGCCTACCCCGACGTGGACTGGCGGGCGTTCTCCCGCGAGTTCGTGACCTCGCTCGGCCTCGACCACACCGCGCTGGCGACGCAGGTGAACCCCTGCGACGACCTGGCGGCCGTCTTCGACGCCCTCCGCGGCGTCAACAACGTCCTCCTCGATCTGGACCTGGACGTGTGGCTGTACGTCTCCGACCGCTACCTCGGCCAGGAGGCCGCCGCGGGCGAGACCGGGTCCTCGACGATGCCGCACAAGGTGAACCCGATCGACTTCGAGAACAGCGAGGGCAACCTCTCGAAGGCGAACTCCGATCTCACCTTCCTCGCGGACTACGTCACCACCTCGCGGCTCCAGCGCGACCTCTCGGACTCGACCGTGAAGCGAAATATCGGCGCCGGGCTGGCGCACTGCCTCATCGGCTACTCGAAGACCGCCGCAGGACTCGCGAAGGTGGTTCCCAACGAGCAGGTGATGCGCGAGGAGTTGGAGGCGACCCCGGAGGTCATCGGCGAGGCCGTCCAGACGGTCCTCCGACGCGAGGGCGACACCGCCGCCTACGAGCGCGTGAAGGAGCTCACCCGCGGCAAGCGCGTCACCATCGAGGACTTCCGCGACCTCTTCGACGACCTCGACGTGGACGAGTCGGTGCGCGAGGAGCTGCACGCGCTGACGCCGGCGGGATACGTCGGCTACGGCGGCGACCTCGTGGACGAGTTGGACGACGACGGCGACGGGAACTGA
- the purH gene encoding bifunctional phosphoribosylaminoimidazolecarboxamide formyltransferase/IMP cyclohydrolase translates to MKIAGMASNRGRNLRNIADRAPGGAEVSVVLSNDADAPVLDAMGKRGVATEVVERDEGEAREAHEKRVLDALADHEFDVVCLDGYMRVLTDTFLDAAPTTLNVHPSLLPSFPGNDAHRRVLDAGVRQTGCTVHVVTEEVDGGPIVTQEAVPVYEGDDTDDLKERVLYEAEFAAYPRAVKWFAEGRVTVDPDAHEVHVDGDDAGGDGDGGRFPSRRTTSEDRVRELRYGENPHQDAALYADTTCDEANVVAAEQLNEGAKKLSYNNYNDADGALNLVKEFDEPAAAVIKHTNPAGCATADTLAEAYADALSTDAKSAFGGIVALNRECDAETAELIVDSFKEVVVAPGYTDDALAVLFGKDNLRVLDVGDEETFAERPETLTEKPVVGGRLVQERDLQAPQRDDLDVVTERAPTDEEIETMLFAWRVLKHVKSNGILFATGTETVGVGMGQVSRVDAVTLAAMKAEKDAEGKSAEGAVMASDAFFPFPDGIEEAADAGIGAVIQPGGSVNDDDVIAAADEHDMAMVFTGDRAFRHD, encoded by the coding sequence ATGAAGATCGCGGGCATGGCGAGCAATCGCGGGCGCAACCTTCGGAACATCGCCGACCGGGCGCCGGGCGGCGCCGAGGTGTCGGTCGTCCTCTCGAACGACGCCGACGCGCCGGTGCTGGACGCGATGGGCAAGCGCGGCGTGGCGACCGAGGTCGTCGAGCGCGACGAGGGCGAGGCACGGGAGGCCCACGAGAAGCGCGTCCTCGACGCCCTCGCCGACCACGAGTTCGACGTCGTCTGTCTCGACGGCTACATGCGCGTCCTGACGGACACGTTCCTCGACGCCGCGCCGACGACGCTGAACGTTCACCCGTCGCTGTTGCCGTCGTTCCCCGGCAACGACGCCCACCGGCGCGTGCTCGACGCGGGCGTTCGACAGACGGGCTGCACCGTTCACGTCGTCACCGAGGAGGTCGACGGCGGCCCCATCGTCACCCAGGAGGCGGTCCCCGTCTACGAGGGCGACGATACGGACGACCTGAAAGAGCGCGTGCTGTACGAGGCGGAGTTCGCCGCCTACCCGCGCGCGGTGAAGTGGTTCGCCGAGGGCCGCGTGACGGTCGATCCGGACGCCCACGAGGTCCACGTCGACGGCGACGACGCCGGGGGCGACGGGGACGGCGGACGCTTCCCGTCCCGGCGGACGACCAGCGAGGACCGCGTCCGGGAGCTGCGCTACGGCGAGAACCCCCACCAGGACGCCGCCCTCTACGCCGACACGACCTGCGACGAGGCGAACGTCGTCGCCGCCGAGCAACTGAACGAGGGCGCCAAGAAGCTCTCGTACAACAACTACAACGACGCCGACGGCGCGCTCAACCTGGTGAAGGAGTTCGACGAGCCCGCCGCGGCAGTGATCAAACACACCAACCCCGCCGGCTGCGCCACCGCGGACACGCTCGCCGAAGCGTACGCCGACGCGCTCTCGACGGACGCGAAATCGGCCTTCGGCGGCATCGTCGCGCTGAACCGCGAGTGCGACGCCGAGACGGCCGAGCTGATCGTCGACTCGTTCAAGGAGGTCGTCGTCGCCCCCGGCTACACGGACGACGCGCTGGCGGTGCTGTTCGGGAAGGACAACCTCCGCGTGCTCGACGTGGGCGACGAGGAGACGTTCGCGGAGCGGCCCGAGACACTCACCGAGAAGCCCGTCGTCGGCGGCCGGCTGGTGCAGGAGCGCGACCTGCAGGCGCCCCAGCGCGACGACCTGGATGTCGTCACCGAGCGCGCGCCCACGGACGAGGAGATCGAGACGATGCTGTTCGCGTGGCGCGTGCTGAAGCACGTGAAGTCGAACGGGATCCTGTTCGCCACCGGCACCGAGACGGTCGGCGTCGGCATGGGGCAGGTGAGCCGCGTCGACGCCGTCACGCTGGCGGCGATGAAAGCGGAGAAGGACGCCGAGGGCAAGTCCGCCGAGGGCGCCGTGATGGCCTCGGACGCCTTCTTCCCGTTCCCGGACGGCATCGAGGAGGCCGCCGACGCGGGCATCGGGGCGGTGATCCAGCCCGGCGGATCCGTCAACGACGACGACGTGATCGCCGCGGCCGACGAGCACGACATGGCGATGGTGTTCACGGGCGACCGCGCGTTCCGCCACGACTGA